From Ananas comosus cultivar F153 linkage group 2, ASM154086v1, whole genome shotgun sequence:
ggcgcCCACGGCGATGGCGTCGAGGTAGTAGGGCACGACGACGCCGCCGACGCTGAGGGAGACGACGTCGACCCCGTCGCCCACGGCGGCGTCGAAGGCGGCGAGGATGTCGGAGTCGAAGCAACCCCCGTCCCAGCACACCTTGTAGGCGGCGAGGCGCGCCTTGGGGGCCATCCCCGCCGCGACCCCGCGCGCGTAGCCGAGGGCGGAGGCCGGGAACACGTAGCGGCCCGCGGCGATGGAGGCGGTGTGCGTGCCGTGGCCGTCGGTGTCGCGCGGGGAGCGCAGCTCGGCGGAGGCGTTGATGGGGCCCGAGGTCGCCTCGTAGCCCGCCGAGAAGAAGCGGGCGCCGACCAGCTTGCGGTTGCAGGACCCCGCGGGGAAGCCCGGCCCGGAGTCGCAGGCGCCGCGCCAGCGGGCCGGGGCTGCGGAGAGGCCGCGGTCGGAGAAGCTGCGGCGGGAGGGGGAGATGCCGGTGTCGAGGACGCCGATGACGAGATCGGACCCGAAGTCGGAGTCGGCGAGGATGGCGGACGGCGGCGACGGGAGCAGCCCCAGGAATTGCGGCGACCGCGTCGTGTCGGGCCGCCGCACCAGCTCGGGGACGACGGACACCACGCCCGGGGCCGACgacagcgccgccgccgccgcgggcgaGAGCCGCGCCGAGAACCCGCGGAAGATGGTCGAGTACGTGTGTATCACCGGCCCGCCCGGGGGCCAcacagccgccgccgccgcgccatcCTCTCCGGCGGCTGAGCCATCGGCGGCGAGGACGGCGCTCTCGTACCAGTGGGCGTGCGTGGGGAAGATGGAGGGCTTGGCGTCGCGGTCGACGCGCACGATGTACGTGCGCTTACCATCATCTTCGACTCCGCCATTGATGGGGATCGGAgcaacgaagaagaagaagaggacgaCGAAGAGGACGAGGGAGGATTGGGGATTTACTATTACTATTTGCATTATTACGGAAGGGTTTGCAGTTTCGTgttgaaaagagagagagagagagagaggagtgagaAGCGAGAGgggggagtgagagagagagagagagagatttttgggTACATAAAGGATGCGAGGAAATGAACGAGTGTTTTTGTTTGTTCCTTGCTGGACAAGATTCACACAACTCACAAGATGCGGTGTCTCTTCGCTTCGTGAATCGTGAGTTCGCAACTCATTTACACTTTGAGCTAATTTAagtaatcaaaattataaaattgattttttagATAACAAATAAATCCAGCCCATTGATACGTGCTATTTTATCGGGTTTTACGGATCACATTAGATCCAAATTCTTTGCACCCAAATCCGAAGCGAGTAATAGGCTCGTTCATCAACTCTCCAAACACCGGTAGAAATGGGTGAAACCACACCATCCCATGCGCCAGGTGCTTGGTGGTGGACCCGGTTTATGGGTCCACGTGCGAAAGCGACGGGCTCGGAGCACGCGTCTTATTTGTCGCCAAAAAACAAAGTGCAGCAATCGAGCGTTTGGGCGTGAGAAATTAGTCCGTGAACCAGGTCCACCACATCAGCAGTGAACCAGCCTATTTATCAAACCCTTCGtcattattaatattttcatttattacAGCACTactgatattttaaataattataaatagttGAGAGTATATTATAGGTTTAACTAtagatcaaatttttaacttgaTTTGCCTTTAAAcgtgttcaattatttcaatGGAACTACAAATGAAACTATAGTTAATTTACATTATAatcttactatttttttttttcaatgagaaaaaaaagttatataattttagttatatttaaatattatcgTGTACTTTGTATAATCTTATCATTTTAGAtataagtaataaaatttataaatattactatcaattaatttttagttgaaaaaaaaattatatattctacTAGTAGTAactaaaatacaataaaataagataattagaatttattaccgttgatatattttttataactatatttatatttagtcaCGCAAAAATACATAACTATAGgcataaagaaaaaaatcataattttttaatttgatgaataaaaataattgaatattttagtgggtcttaagaaaaaaaaatgatggaatAAAGGGCAAAACAACAACCGGTCCACCACTGCGCGTGTGGTAGACCTGGTCTAGTTTCTGGTTTTCAATGGCTCCACCCGTGACCACGGCCACGCGTTTCCACAGAGTGCTTATTTTCTCTTCCTCCGACAAAATGGTCGGTTCGCATCACAGCCGTCCATCTCGACAACACGAATTTTACAGCTAGCATAATTATCAGGGTTGATTATTTCTTCTTGTTGACACCTGTACTCCCTGTATTAATATATCCACTAATTATTTTGGCTACTATAATACTATCgaattttttatcgttagatatattttttgattattttcattcattaaattatattattcaaccaatcataACCGTAaaagatcactatcattctaatcagAGACCATTATCATCCTTACTGCACATCCTTtcagatgtatatatataagcataTATACCAAGTTTGTAAAATGGATTTGGATTATCCTATTTGAAACTTGGATTGGGTTAAAACTAGAAAATTATAACATAATCACCAATAAATTTGGATTGGGTTGAGATTAGAAACTCGATTCTAATCCAACTTCAAATAAACCCACAGTGATTCGCAAATTTACTGCATTCTCCAAAAGCTTGATCTAGTAGAAAAcatcatatattatttcttGTGTTTTAAacctttcaatttttcttttcttccatgATGAATACAGCTTGTAAACTTTTCCCAGTAGAAGTTACTTCAActtttcaactttatttttcataaaaaagcTAAAGAAACTAAAACATCACCATAATGATTCTAAAGGTACCCCAGAAACTCAAAGATTGAATTCTTTCACATATCACAAAGGGAAAACTTCGAAAACCCCCCCtgcggtttcacactttttcattttagtaccctgtggtttaaagtttatcaagttagtaccccgtggtttcttactttatcactttagtaccctgtggtttaaagtgtatcaagttagtactctgtggttttgcactttatcactttagtaccctgtggtttcacactttatcactttagtaccctgtgatttaaaaaaccacagggtactaacttgatacaaaattaaaaccacagggtactaaagtgataaagtgcaaaaccacggggtactaatttgatacactttaaaccacagggtactaaagtgataaagtgagaaaccacagggtactaacttgataaactttaaaccacagggtactaaaatgaaaaagtatgaaaccacaaggggggtttttgaagttttccctatcaCAAAATATGAGAAGGGACCACCAACATTATTATGTACACTATTTAGAGCTCTCCTCTGTAACATTCTCTTTCAGCATGTTCAAAGCAATATTAAGTCTGTGAGCTGGAAACACTTTTGGGGCCCTCTCCATTTCACTAATCAATATCCAAAAGGGGTGATTTAATGGGGCAtgagtttctttttttataaaaaaaaaaaaagaaaagaagaagacacATACAAAGATGCTCTAGGAATGGACAAGATAAAAATGGCCAAAAGGAGGAGAACAAAGAAAGGGGAAAAGATAAAGCAGAGACACTGCCATGGCCCCAGCTGAATTGCTTGGGAagagatgaatataaagatggTAAAAAAGTATTTAAGACCCCTAAACTACAGGCCATTTTCtcaacttttaacttttttttttagatgtgaatgatttagtcaaataatttacactatttgaaatttattgGTGATTTCAtataatcacttttttttttgggatcaattaagggttagaaacttagTAAATTTAATACAATGTTTAGTTTAACTAATTGCAACAATGATCTCAATCAAAAGGAAAGTAGTTAAGGGTCAATTTCAAAAAGCTTATATGGCTGAGGATGTTTGTCTCCATGTTAGATAAGAGTAGTGAGAGTAGGTGTAGGTCACATGCTTGGATGAGTCTAGTTGTTTAAAGTGGTTTCATGATGGGAGAGAACCACAAATGGTTTCACATATTACCTTCTTGCATTGGAACCATTGGAACATTGTTGACTTAAGCCATGTTGGGTAAAATTTTGTTTGGGTCTCCAAAAATATGCCTAATTAAGATTGCATTAGAAAAAACAATTTTGTTAGCTGTCACTCATTAACTATAAAAGTGTTCAGAACAGTTAAATCCAACAAAATCACcatcaaatccaaaaaaaaaaaagtaatttaaataaaagaagtaaAGAGTTACCTGTAAGGTGAGGAAGGAAGTTCTCTTCAAACCTCCTACAGTTTATTGACCAACATCCTGTTTGAAGCTGTGTTCACTACATAACcatttcacacacacacacacacacacacacacacacacacacaaaaacaaGCAAATAATCCTTCATATTTACTTCATTTTCACTTGTATGAAAAGACAAACTAAGCCTTCAAATTTCAAAGCACCAAGAACTCAAATTTACAGTAATAAGAGATGTTTTATAAAGACTCATTTTGTGAAATGTAATGTCCCTTTACTTCACAAGGCTTGCATGAAGAATGTGAAAGTTcatcaaaaactttttttttaaaaaaaactccttTTTATAATGTGTACTTGTGCTTAATAAAGAGGAGGGTGCAAGAATATGTACGTGAGAAATGAATAATCTAAGCAAGTAGTTCCACATGTCACCCTTTTGGAGGACTATGCCTCTCTCAAACCAAAATTAAAGATATGGCAAATGTGTCCCCTCTCTAGACACTGCAGCGAAATCACATGCGGGATGAGACACCAAGTAAAAGAGTTAATCTTTGAGTAGCATACACAACCCATTTTGTTTTCTCTGCAGATGCATTTTTTGAATGCTAAGCAAGGaccacttctttttttttttcctagacTAATTTGTTCTCATTGTGGCTGTGAAGCTGTGGTACAACTCGGTGTCTTGTGACTCTACATGCTTTGACTAGTTAAAGAAGAAATCTAAATATAATGACCAGTAATGCTTCTCATTTTCTGTGTTATATACTTTCATAAAGTTTTTCTTTGTtgcttatatttttcttaaaaaataattaaacaagGAGAAATAACTTACCGATGATAAGCCATCAGGTGATAATACTACGTAATCCAAATTGAACGTAACTACAAATTAATAGTTTGGGCATTTGGTAGGTTAATAAAGGGACCCATATTTAATATCCAAACACCATAGTTAGATCCTGTGGATCCACTTGACATGTAGGTAGTAGTTATCATCTTTGTACCATATGTTCTTTCTTTACTACATTTAGTTATCCGATTTTCATGCCTGGTGCGCTTTGAAAAAATTATGACACAGCAAACATCAAAGAGAAGAGAGTCGAATTAAAAAAGATAGTGTGATCTGAGAGGGTTGATCCAACAGTAAGGATTAATGGATAAAAACTTTATATGAGATGATAAGGATCATGTACAATTCCATCCTACGAGTGTAAAGACAGTGGGCACCAAACCCCCTTGTATAGTGAGGCATTGAACAGTGATCCGAGAGGTTTGACTAAATTACAATGAATATATTTCTCTTTCCTCTGATGTCTCAGGATATATAAGATTCTGGTCTACACAAAACCTTACTGAACAACAATTAAACTAATACACATTTTTGCCCCTAATCAGATTGAAGCACTTCCCTGCCTCCCTCCATCTCCCTCTGCTACCCAACTACTGCCCAAGCCGCCTTCTATCTAGAAGAAAGGGGGAGGAAGAAGGGGTAAAAggaagagaatgagaaaatgagaaaaaagaattaaacgTGTCGTGATACGGTCGTCGGAGTATTAGAGAAGCCGTTAACTAATTTCTGCGGCTTTTTCTTATAGTTTGTCAGGCTGCAGTGAGGGCATATGTATTCTAATCCATCCGTCTTGGCGTAGTCCTGTCAATATGCCAAAACAGATCGGGAAATGAGATGCAATACTGAGAAATGTCTGAAAATTGATTTACTGCTGCATGTTTTCATTGTCTTGCAAGTGAGAATACAAAGTAGCGTTAGATTCTTAGGCACAAGAATACTAGTTGCCATAGATTAAAGAAAATGCATACATAAAATCTCACTGAATGACTGAATTTAGTGAAGTGGTGGACAATGAGATCCCAAAATAATGGTTGATTTTAAGAGGTCACTCACTATTACCTTGAAAGTACCGAGGCCCTGCCGTCTATCACAGCCGAAGTGGGCCCACTCGCCGCATAAGCCACAATTTACCCAATCGCCTGGTGCACTACTGCAGAAACACTCAGCACCCAGCTTTGTTAGACATGATTTTGTGAGCAAAACACAGATAAGAGAGGGGGGACACAAACCTGTGGCACAGCAAGCAACACTCTCCGTCCACATCATCATGTGCTAACTCATACTCTAGCAGGTATGTTTCGTAATGTCTTTTGAGCGTGTTTCCGACACCCTGAATGTTGAGCGCAAGAAGTGTCAATACACAACCAGATTCGGGCAAATAATAGCCACAcggaaaattaaaataaaaaagacaatACGGAAAAAGGGTCATACAGTCATTCTATTAGTTACAGTATGGTTGCGCATCTTTGAAAAGACTTGGCCTTTCCAATTGATGCCATTTCCAACATAAAAACCGCCTCTTGAAACAACCTGGCAAAAGAGAACTTTGTCAATACTTTCAACTAACTGTGAACAAAATACTTAAAAACAAGATTAAGAGAAGTAACAGGAGGAAAGAATAACCTCTCTATACAAGTTGTGGAGGTCGAGGCGTTTTGCATTAAGAATGGCATCAGGAAACTCAGATAACCCTCCCTGAGGAACAAGCCGGCTATGCCCCCTTTGAATTAGAAACTGCATTACGTCCTTCAAGAACTCTTCCtacaaaacaaaatttacaaaGATGAATCTCAATGTTGTAATTATATGTTAACCCTGTAAAATCTGAGTTTTTCATATGTGCCCTTTAAAAACTCTACTTATTAGCTATATTTCCTTGCACTTACAAAAATGCCCTCTCTACAAAGAATATTTCGTACTACAAAACCAACTTCTCCCTACAAATTGATCAACCCCACAGCTGACAGAAACTATACTTTCGAAGGGTATACATAAATCTTAATTTCACAGGGGTATAcgttaataaatatataaatagatgATTCAGCaactatatgtatataaaagCACCAGGAAGTTGATTACAAAGCCTGTCACAACCAGAGTTATGGTCGAAGTATCATACCTCAGAACAAACTTGAATCGGTAATCGGCTGCATCCGTGTTTCTTCATTGGAAGTGGGTTCAATGGAATTATCTGCTGAGCCTGGAATCCCCCTTGACTTGACTTTCTATTTGTTGGTGGAGGTGGAGGAACTGGGTTATGCTTCGCAACAGGAACTATAACCAAGTTAGGTTTCGGTTGACTTCCACCATATGCCTCAGTTTCAGGCTTCCCGAAGAAAGGAAGTATTTTGTGCTTTCGAGAGCGAGGGATGGGCCTCATTGCAGCAACCTTTGATCTTTGCTTCATGGATGAGAAGGGAACAGAAGGTCCTGCCGCTCCATTCTCACCCAAAAGAGAGGACGAGGACAGGAGCAGTTTTGATTCTAGACCAGGCTTTGATCTTTCCTTGGAAAGAGAGGAGGACCATCTTGGTGGACTAAAAGTAGCACTGTCTTTGATATGTGAATCTTTCAGCTGCCTTTTACAAAAGAAGAGAAGCCGATCTGCATCCTGTCTCTCAAAAGAGGCGACTGGAGTACCTTGGATACTTGCAATACCGAGTGTAACCAAGCTATGGTAAGAGACTTCTGGGGCGAGATGCTTCAGAACCTACTCATCACAGGACAAATATTATTAGTTAGGGATGGGGACTTCATAGAAGAACAGTTAGGCTTGTCGCAAAGGTGCTTGTAAGCAGAGACGGATTCAACAATCACTTCCATAATAAAGGGGTAGTTACAAATTTATGAAGTTTGACCTCTATTTAGTTTCATGCTCGTAGTTTTAATTACAAAGATTTAAGTCCTGAAGATGGTTCTGTGTAACAATTTATTCGTCCTCAACTACACTGTAGAAAAGGTACCATGTAAGAATCAGCATCAGATTTTGGTTagttaaaaagaaatattttaagttaattaaagtTGGGGTCAAACTTCAGGAGTAAATTGCTAACTGAAACTATGAGGATGAAATAGGAGTCAACTAGTCAAGGTCAATGTTCAGGGACTAAATTATTACAGTTAAAACTCTAAAGACAAAACCTATATTTGCATCAAATTTCAGGGAGAATTTTGTACTTAGCCCCACAATTAAATTAGTTGGGGTGCTTTACAAGGACCATATTTCTTGAAAAATTTACTCTTTCAGCCCCCGTTATGCAGAATACAAGCAAAAAGGCTTAATTCAATTATGTCATGTAGGGATTCATAAGTACTGGACCAAACCCAGAATAACAGATATTAAAGcaaaccacacacacacacacacacacatatagaaAACAAATTGTGAATGACAACCAACCTGTGAAGCCCATGCAGGGACTTTCAAGCAGACTTCGAAGACAGAGGCCCCACAAGCTATGGATGCAGAATTCAAAGGCTTGAGCGAAGATAGCAAGCTCTCTTCAAAATTTGATTGGGTGCGGACAAGCTGACTCTTCTCAATGAGTTCATTCTTGATATGGGATTCCAAAAGCTGCAATTTACTCATGCATGAGTTAGAAGAATCAAATTACAACATAAAGAAGTGGCTACAAATTTAGTTCTTGAAGTTTGACCTAAATGTCAATTTCATCCTTTAAGAGTTTCAATTGTGACAATCTAGTTCTAAAGTTTGACTCTGATCTCTAACTtcaatttcatcctcaaagttctGATTTTAACAACACAAAGTCTAATTAATCCACTTATATGACAATTTACATGACAATATTCTCAGATGGTAAACTAATGGGACTTAATTGTTATGCAAACTTcaagatctaaattgatcaaggTAAAATTGTGaggataaaataaaagttaaggTCAATTCTAGGTATCAGTCAACccaagaaattttaaaaagtacaGAAAAAAGGTAAATTAATATAAACTCATACCTGATCATCAAAACAAGTTTGTGCGCTACCAGAAACTAGAAGTGAAATATGCGCAGAACTGCATGTAGTGATATCACATCGCATTGTCACCACTCCACGCGTGAATGACCCAGCTTGAAGAGGAGGTGGTGCagcactgtcaaaaatcaaTACAATGTGATAACATCCAGCCTTCATAGATATCGATAACATGGGAGCACATCACTAGGCATAAAGAAAAAACACCACAGGCAAAAATACAGAAAACATTACagcaacaaaaaagaaaaagaaaaatgtgacTTACCTGACACGATTCTGAAGTTTACACCCGCGAATCTGCAAACAAGAGATTGAAGTATCCGAAGAGCGATTAGTTTCAAAATTTCGAATGtcaacaaaaacaaataaatgggGAAAGCAAAATCATTGCCATAATGGAACTGATTTTTGATTACTTACTTCAATATTCAAAAGGGCATTCAACCCATCTTCCAATGGACCCAACAAACTTGCATCCTGAAAGAGAAAAGCAGCATTTCCATTAAGACATATAACATCAAAAGGGCATACTATCGCGTGCCGTATAGTCACACCATCATGTAGGCAAGAGAAGATTTATGAAGAATAAAATGCACGCAATCTCCTTGGAAATATTGTTATTTGCACTTTACCCTCTTAATAATCAAAATCTACAGATAAAACTCCATAGTTACAAGATGGTAGCACTTTACCCCAACTGGAAATCTGATAATACTCTAACAAGGAAATTCCACAATTTACTCCCCCACAGAAAGGGGTAAAGAGCTAACATTTTTTAATATGTAATGTTATCTAGAGATTTTGACTATTGAGGAGGGGTAAACTGCAAGTCACAGTACATCCGGAGGATTTTATATTTCAGACAATTCAAAACTGTAAGCTCGAGCTCACCAATGTGCAAGGCACTCCACAAACAAGAAATCTCAAGTCCACATCCtcatcatatatttttatagcaGGAGAAGCTTCAGATGAGTCTTCTTCTTCAACCATATCCTTCTCAGGGGGGGCTATATTAATCTTTGGGATATCTCCTAGTAATCGAGGGCCAATTTTACTGCTAGACTTTTGACTATTATCTGGCAGAGCATGGATGCTCTGTAGACAATAAAGCCGGAAAGATGCAAGTGCTAGTTGAAAAGTATCCCAAGCATGGCTACATGAACTACAGCAAAGAGGTAAGCATTAGACGACATTTAAACTAAGCAAGTTGCAATTAGAAAAgagataattaataatatatacacCTCCTTCGAAATCAGCTATCTAAATGTAATTCCTCGCGAAATCATAATTTACATTTGTATCCTTTAAAAGCAAACTTTCTTGCATATATACCCTTATAATTACAAAATGCCCAGATTTGAAGTCACTCTACACCATTATTGGATGACTACTCAacttaagatttaaatatttttcgtaATAAACTGAATTTTCAATggttatatatgaaaattcaaaatttgaagggCATGAAAATAAACAATTTTGTAGAAGCtccatgagaaaaaaaaaatgccaataCCTCTGAACGACTGACAGCAACGCTAGGCGAAAATAAGAAGCTGCATAAGCTGTAAAAGCATTCTTCCAGTATATTATGTACGGAACTCCCTAGCAACATAGAGAACAGGAAGAGCTCAAAAGGCCTATTCTAAAATAGAGATAATATGCATTTTCCGTGATAAATGTCTACTTGCAAAGTTCAAAATAACGAAAAGTAGAATTCAAAGAATAAATGATGTAGTGAATCTCTAAGTATGTAACGAACCCCTAAGTAATTGCACTCTTTACTAATACATgctatatgaaaaaaaaaggcaatgCCAAATAGCAGATATGACCATGCTCAGTTGCAGTTCTAAATACTCACCTTATAGTGAAGTGCTTGCGCCATCTTTTCACTATTTGGAAcctccaaataaacctgtgcgaatGTTCATAGACGAAAAGCAAGAGGTTATGCACAAGCATATAGATTGTATACATGCAATTGTCACTACGGTGCTAAatgcatcaaaaaaaaaaaaagaaaaaagaattcaaGATTCCAATAATCAATATCACTCTCTCCAGACAAAATTATTTACGTATCTAATAAAGCCGGATTATGGAAGCAGAAATTAAAATGAGTGGAATCATGAACTATGAAAATCAAATTCTCTTACTATGGTGGGCAATGGAGGGCTAATCAGCGAGCTAAATGTCTCTGGATCCGAAGCGTCGATTATTCCCCACATAAGAGAGCCAATTTCTTCTGCATTCTCAAGCTGCTCGCCTTGACAATACAAGAAATTCGGCTGCAATAACCTCTGAGCTTCCGAAAACTTTTCGAAACTGGGATTAACAAGTACATGAACCTGCATATAAAACGACGACGAAAACAAAAAACTTCAGTGACACTCCTCAAAATAGATAAACATACATAGAAAGGAAACAAATTCACCAAACTTGGAACAAACCTCTAATCGCCCCGACGAAATAAGCTCCGGGAACGGATATGAAGATCGAAGCTTTGGCTCCCCTCTCTGTTTATCGGCAAACTTGCCGCATAATACCGCAAGAAGGCTACAATTTTGCCGAGCCATTGCATACACATAACACTAAAGAAAATAACCCTTTAACCCAAGTATCCCAATTTCATCATACCCCAGAAGCAATCAAACCACTCAACCAAGGCGACATCTATCATCTCAGCTTCAAACCCTAAAAGAGGGAAACATCCCCCACAAGCTCAACTAATTcaatgaaaaaaacaaaaaccctCTCTAATTCCCCTTCAATGTTACTCAAACAAAATCAGAGCCACCAAATCCgaactttaccaaaaacccacCGTGAAAACCGATCGAAATCACCAAAA
This genomic window contains:
- the LOC109705024 gene encoding AT-rich interactive domain-containing protein 4-like; translation: MARQNCSLLAVLCGKFADKQRGEPKLRSSYPFPELISSGRLEVHVLVNPSFEKFSEAQRLLQPNFLYCQGEQLENAEEIGSLMWGIIDASDPETFSSLISPPLPTIVYLEVPNSEKMAQALHYKGVPYIIYWKNAFTAYAASYFRLALLSVVQSSCSHAWDTFQLALASFRLYCLQSIHALPDNSQKSSSKIGPRLLGDIPKINIAPPEKDMVEEEDSSEASPAIKIYDEDVDLRFLVCGVPCTLDASLLGPLEDGLNALLNIEIRGCKLQNRVSAAPPPLQAGSFTRGVVTMRCDITTCSSAHISLLVSGSAQTCFDDQLLESHIKNELIEKSQLVRTQSNFEESLLSSLKPLNSASIACGASVFEVCLKVPAWASQVLKHLAPEVSYHSLVTLGIASIQGTPVASFERQDADRLLFFCKRQLKDSHIKDSATFSPPRWSSSLSKERSKPGLESKLLLSSSSLLGENGAAGPSVPFSSMKQRSKVAAMRPIPRSRKHKILPFFGKPETEAYGGSQPKPNLVIVPVAKHNPVPPPPPTNRKSSQGGFQAQQIIPLNPLPMKKHGCSRLPIQVCSEEEFLKDVMQFLIQRGHSRLVPQGGLSEFPDAILNAKRLDLHNLYREVVSRGGFYVGNGINWKGQVFSKMRNHTVTNRMTGVGNTLKRHYETYLLEYELAHDDVDGECCLLCHSSAPGDWVNCGLCGEWAHFGCDRRQGLGTFKDYAKTDGLEYICPHCSLTNYKKKPQKLVNGFSNTPTTVSRHV